One Desulfomonile tiedjei genomic window, TTTCAGGGAATCCCTTGGCGGTTGCAGCAGGCCTGACCACCCTCAAGATTCTTCTGAGAGACAACCCCTACGCTGACCTTGAAAGAAAAGCCGCGATACTGGAAAAAGGGATGGCGGAGATTCTCCGCGAGAAAGGCGTCCCCCACACTATCAACAGAGTCGGATCCATGCTGTCCGTGTTTTTCCATCCCGGCCCGGTGACTTCATACGAAGAGGCCCTGCAGGCAGACAGAGGGGCATTTGTCCAATTCTTCGGCGGAATGCTCGACAGAGGCATCTATCTGGCACCGTCTCCTTTCGAAGCCTGGTTTGTCAGCGCGGCCCACAGCGATGAGGACATTGAAAGGACTCTCACCGCCGCGCGAGAAAGCCTGTGAGCCTTCCTCGATCGAACAGGATATGCCGCGACAACTTGGCCGGATGCAGATTAAGGAAATTCTCGAGTCGGTCACCGGTAAAGGTGTTCCGAGGAGTGAAATTTGGGACGGAATGCCTGACTTATGGCTTCCGAGGATAGTGAAGTAGGAACGGGCGGTTAGCTGACAAAGGTTCCTTGATAATTGCAGCGTTGCGGCATCAGAGGTTCAGTAAAGCGTATAGACCCTCGTGTTACGCTGAAATAAAATGTAGCACTGCGGAATCGCTGTATATTCGGCTTGATTTTCACGCTTATGTAAAGTAGTGTAGCGGTCGCTCTACAAGGAATGTTTTTATTGCGTTTCGCTTTTAAACGATTTCCAACAGATCAAAATAATACAAACTGTCGTGTTCCCACAGGGAGCCGAAATGCTGTGAGGGGGGTCGGCATTTCGAAGCTTGCTTCCGTGTGATACTGAGTAGAAGGTAGATCCGAGAGTCTATGCAAGGAGGTTAATAATGGACAAGTCTTTTGATGTTCCCGAAAGGTTGGCAGTTAAAGGCGTTACCCGGCGGGACTTCATGAAGTTCTGCGGGTTCATGGCCACCGTTTTGGGGCTTCCTCTGTCCTTTGCTCCGAGGATAGCAGAAGCCGTGGCCGCCAAACGCCCCACCGTGGTGTGGTTGCAGTTTGCCGAGTGCACCGGGTGCGCGGAGTCTTTCATTCGCACCACATATCCGTGGGCGGCAGACATCGTTCTGGACGTTCTCAACGTGGCCTATTTCGAGACCATTATGGCCGCGGCCGGCGATCAGGCGGAGCAGGTTCTGGATGACGTGGTGAACAAGGAAAAGGGCAAGTACATAGCGATCATGGAAGGAGCGATTCCGACCAAGGACAACGGCGTGTACGGCCAAATCCATGGCAAAACGTTTCTGGAAATAGCTAAGAAAGTCGGCCAAAACGCCGCGGCGGTGATTTGCGTAGGCAATTGCGCATGTTCCGGAGGCGTACAGGCTGCCGCTCCTAATCCCACCGGCGCCAAGAGCATTGCGGAAGCCACCGGGTTGAAGACGGTCAACCTCAATGGATGTCCGCCCAATGCCGACAACATGGTTGCCACAGTTGTGCATTTCCTCTTGCTTGGCAAGCTCCCTGCGCTTGACGACAAAGGCAGGCCGTTGTTCGCTTACCAGTACCTCATTCACGACAATTGTGAGAGAAGAGGACACTTTGAGAACGAAGAGTTCGTCAAGGAGTTCGGTGACGAAGGCGCTGCCAAGGGCTGGTGCCTGTACAAGGTGGGTTGCAAGGGTCCCGAGACTCACAACAATTGCCCGATCATCAAGTGGAACCAGGGAACCAACTGGCCCATCGGCGCGGGTCACCCCTGCATAGGGTGCAGCGAACCGGGATTCTGGGACAACATGAGCCCCTTCTACGTTCAGAAAAGCTAGATCCGGGTTGTCACCAGTAACTCAACCTACGATTTAAGATGAACATCGAAAAGGAGCGATACTATGGCAAGAGTCGTCGTTGACCCCATCCCGAGAATCGAGGGTCACCTGCGCATAGAGGTAGAAATTCAGAATGGCAAGGTGAAAGACGCCTGGAGTAGCGGGACTCTCTTCAGGGGCCTTGAGATCATCCTCCAGGGCAGAGACCCGAGAGATGCTCACCTGCTTACGCAGCGTTCATGCGGCGTTTGCACCTTGGTTCACTCACTGGCCGGCGTCAGGGCTGTTGAAGACGCGCTTAAGATTCAAATCCCGCCCAACGCCAGAATAGTCCGTAACCTCACCCATGCGGCGCAGAACATGCACGACCATCCGGTGCATTTCTATCAGTTGTGTGCGCTTGACTGGGTCGACGTGGTGTCCGCTCTGAAGGCGGAACCCGGTAAGACCGCGGACCTGTCCAACGCGGTCAGTGGCCGCCCGCAGAGCAAGAAGTATTACGAGGGGCTTAAGGGCAAACTCAAGGCCTTTGTGGACTCCGGCCAACTGGGTCCCTTTGCCAACGCCTATTGGGGCCACCCGGATTACAAGCTCCCGCCTGAAGCCAACCTCATGGCGGTGGGACATTATCTGGACAACCTTCGCCAACAGGTCCATGCCGCGCAGATGACTGCCATCTGGGGAGCGAAGAACCCCCACCTCCAGGGCCACCTCCCGGGCGGCGTCACAGTCATCCAACAGCTCGATGCGGACCGCATCGCGCACTATCTGTACATGCTCAAAGAGCAGATAGCTTTCATCGAGGAAGTCTACATCCCCGACCTGCTTGCAGTGGCCGGCTTCTACAAGCACTGGGCGAAAATCGGTGGAAACAAGAACTTCCTCGCGTTCGGCGACTTCGCTGAAGGCGACAAAGAACCCGAGACCTTCTACTTCCCGAGAGGGGCCATCCTCAACGGCGAACTGAAGCTGGCGCCTGTGGATGTGTCGAAGATCACCGAAGACGTGTCACACGCATGGTATGAGGGTGACAAGCCTCTGCATCCTTCCGTAGGCGAAACCAAGCCGCTGATGGGTGACGCGCTCAAGGGCGCCAAGCCTGACACAAATGGCAAGTACACCTGGCTCAAGGCCCCCAGGTACGAGGACAAGGTCATGGAAGTCGGTCCTCTGGCTCAGTGCCTGGTTTCCTATGTCGGTGGAAACAAGGAAATCAAAGAAAACGTGGACGGGGCCCTCAAGAAGCTGCAAGTCGGTCCCGACGCGCTGTTCTCCACCCTCGGCCGGTTGGCGGCCCGCGGCATTAAGTGCCTGGTCAATGCCAAGAGAGCCGAAAAGTGGACCATGGATCTAATCGAGAACATCAAGAAGGGTGACACCAAGACCTTTACCTCGTACAAGCTTGACGAGAGCACAAGCGGTATGGGAGCCGGTCTGGCCGACGTGGCTCGTGGCAGCCTCGGGCATTGGATCAATATCGAGAAGGGCAAAATCAAGAACTACCAGCAAGTTGTTCCTTCCACCTGGAACCTTGGACCGGCTGATGCCAAAGGCCAGAAAGGTCCTGTGGAAAACGCCCTGATCGGTACGCCTGTGGCAGATCCCAAGAAACCGCTTGAGATTCTCCGCACGGTCCATTCGTTCGACCCGTGCATCGCGTGCGCGGTCCACGTGATTGATCCGCACACCAACGAAGTTTACAAGTTCCGCGTTTCCTGATTTTAGGGGAGTTGTGAAGCCCGCGGGCGGCCAAATGGCCGCCCGTTTTTTTTGGACCGTCTGGATACTCGCGCGGTTTCGAGTTGCAGCAAATGTCAAAGACAGTGTTTGATTACGAAAAGCGCCTCTTATACGGGTTCGCTTTCAAACGGTGAGGATGACTTATGGTAGTTGTCAAATTTTTGTCCGTTTCGGGGGAACTCCATTCCGTCATTCCTGCGGAGGCAGGAATCCAGTCCCGCGTCTCGCTGGATTCCCTGGGTTCCCGCCTTCGCGGGAACGACGGGGTGTGCAAAGCAGAAATGGCAGGAGGGCCGTCGGGGGCCAACGGACATCAATTTTGGCAATTACCATGGGTCCAAATCACCACTGACCTGGTGCCCAGGTCAGTGGCACCCAACAGCCAATCAGGTGCCGGCCCTCGTGCCGGCACCTTTTTAGGATACCAATCAATCACGCCTAGGGCGTGACCTGGCAGGGACCCCGGATCGCGGTCCGGGGCAGGCTCTGGGCCCTACCGAGTTCTCTGAGCGCCGGCAGTTCCAAAGGTCAGAATTTGTGCCAACTGGCATGATTTAGTTAATAAGTTTTGTAATAACAGATAATAATCAATGGAACATAAATTTTGTATGATGGTCTAACTTTAATGACGGATGATTATGATGGTTATTATTTAAGGATCTGGAGACTACCATGCCATCGGCCTTTCGTGAATTTTGCCATACCTACGAGGAATTCAAGGAAAAATTTCCCCGCCATCCACTCGTGGAAGAACTGCGCGGCCGTATTTGTTGCGGGAAATACCCCAGTAAAGAATGGCTGAAAGCCAACACAAAGAAAATGAGGGACTTGATGGCGCCCCTCTGGCTAAGAGCCGATCAAGGCTGAAGAGCTTTCACCGCAGAGGCCGCGGAGATCGCGGAATAGGGCCACGGCATGCGGCGCCCCTACATCTGCGTGCCTACTGCGGTGAAACACCATTCCGGAACTTCCCCGTTTACATGAAGAGCGGCCGGTCATAAGAGGATTTGCTGGACAGGACGCCCGTGCGGGCTATATGGTCTTATCCCACGGCGCGGCACGGAAGCGAGAATGGCTCGGGTATGATCTATGTCCGGAATTCTTAACAAAGGAGAAACGCAAAACGGGAAGGCTGTCCCAGCCGACCGCGGGGGAAGGGTTGCACGCGCGGTCCTGGGATATGGGATTGTGGTAGCGTTCATCGGCTTGAGCGCGTACTACGTGTACGCCAACCGCCAGGATTTTGCTTTCGTGGCTTCGATTTCCTTGCCGGAGGCAGTCGCCGCGGGATTCTTGATTCTGGCATGCTACGTGATAAACGCGTACCAAATGAACGCGTTCTTAAATCATTTTGGGCTTTCGCTGCACTATTTGGAGTTGATGGCGCTCACCGCGGGGATGCTTCTCGGGAACCTCATAATGCCGATGCGAGGGGGTTCCGGCGGACTCGCTTTGTATCTGAAGAAGGTCCACGGGTTGGATTTCCAGGCGTTTGCGGCAATCTACGCCGGCACCGCTGTGCTGGTGGCTCTAATAAACAGCGCCCTGGCCATTGTCGCGCTCATAGCCCTGGGTTGGATTCATGGATTTATTCATCCGGCCCTGACCGTCATTGTGGTGGCGCTTTTCGTTTTTTGCCTGTACCTGAGCTTGTTTCCTCCTCCTGTAAAGCGTGAGATGACCGGCCTGTTGGGACTGGTCCTCCAAGCGGCGCATTCTTGGCACCTCCTGACAAGAGATCGCCGGCTGCTTTTTTCGCTGGCTTGCTCTTTGCTTGTCATTGCCTTTGCTCTGGCGGCCGCTTTTTATCTTATCTATAGGGCTCTGGGGATGCCGTTGTCGGCCTCCGCTGTGCTTGTAACGTCGAGCCTCGGCAACGTGGCCAATCTGATACCAATTACCCCGGGGTCTTTAGGTATTTTCGACGCGGTGGTCATCCAGGTGCCTCAAATGTTCGGATTGGACCCCGCGCGATCTTTGGCCGCCACATTGGTGTTTCGCGTTCTATCTTTTTTCTGGGCGTTTGCTTTGGGAATACCGGGCCTGGCATACATCGTGAGACTTGGCCGCAGATGAAAGGCAAGGGGCTTCGGATTGTTGGCGGCTGGCGTGGCCAATGACAAGTGTATTGGCCTGGATAGCATCGGTTCTAGATAATCAGGATAGGCTTTGGTTCTTCCTTCACGATTTTGTCGCCCACCGACGTGCCGCAGCGGGCGCACAGATATTCGTACTTTTCGCCTTCGGGAAGTATTAGCAGCAACCGCTCTCTAACAGGCATGGACCTTTGGCACTTCGGGCAATACAATTCGGTGGCGCGGAAGTTCTCAAATTCTCGTTTCTTTGGTTTACCGGCTCCTCGAGGAATCCCCAATTGCTGCTTCCGGTAATTTGGCATGGCCCCTCCTCGGGTATCTGGTTCTGGCAACTTCCTGTTGTAGGCAGCCTTGATAATACTTTATCTAAGATGCCAACGACCAGCCAAAAGGTCAAACTATCATGACGACCAATGCTGACTGCGCCTTGTGATGATTGATTGAGAACATTGGGTCATGTAATGAGTGGACTGTTTTTGTTGGGCAGGCCTTCCAGCCTGCCGTCGGTGAGACTCTAGTTTAGGCAGGCTGGAAAGCCTGCCCCACAACTGCCTGCCATCACGACAATGACGCTCACTTCCTCCATAACTCGATGGGTAATGAATAATTAATGTTATTCTTGACATTATGCTTACTTTAGTGCTATTATTGTATTAAATTTATTGAGTTTATCTTACGGATGAAACAGGCTGCCGGGTTTCATCCCTGGAGATTGCAATGAAACGATTGATCTGTATCCTGCTCTTTTCAAGTATGGTTGCGCTGGTATGGGCCCCGTTGGGAAACTGTTTCGCTGTGTTCACCTTCGGATGTCAGCGCGATGCCGAATGCTTTAATCAATTTTATTCAGCGCCTTGCCTTTTTCCGCCAGTGCTCAATCCATGTGCCGTTCCATGCCGGCCTCCCGCGTTTCAGCCCCAGGCGGTGACTTGCGCCTTTGACACGGCATGCCCGTCGGTGAAGTTGCCTTGCCACGGAGTCGCATACGGCCGTAACCCATATCCGATTTTCAGGGTTCGCTGACAGGCCCTTGGCATGATAAAACGGCCTCCACAGGGGGCCGAAAACTACGGGGAGAACCTTTGCTGCAAAAAGGTTCTCCCCGTAATTTATTGGTTGCATGTTTTCGGTGCTTGCACGACAGTACGCTTCATGCCGATCCGCAATCTAACGAAAAACCTAGCGGTAATACCGATGCGCTATCAAAGAGGTGATATCCGGATCTGGTCCGTATCAATAAATCCCCCCACCCCCCCTTTCGGAAAGGGGGGTAATGCCCTGACTTCCCCCCTTTTTTAAAGGGGGGTCAGGAGGGATTTTGACGGTCGACCATAAATCTACTCCCACCTAGATCACTTCTTTGACCTCGAACTGGTATAGGGTAGCGCCAAACCGCTTGCGCAGATCAGTGCCGGACAAAATGGGCACCCAAATCCCTTTCTTTGAGCGCGAGTCGGTATTGGATGAGGAGACTGGTATTGAAACGCAAAACCGGGCGGCTCGAAAGCAGGCGCGACTTTCTCAAGAAAGTCGGGCTCGCGGGAACAGCTTTCGCAATGACATCTGCGTTGTCGCCTGGCCCTGTCGCCAGGGCTTCCAAGAGACGAGACCACATCCTGGTCGGCCTGCCCAACCCATCCACAGGACCTCTCGCTGACTTCGGAGAAGCCTCCCCTTGGGCCAATGAACGGGCCCTGGCAGCAATCAATGGCCGAGGCGGAATTTATGTCGAAGAGCATGGCAAGAAATTGCCCGTCCGAATGAAGATGGTCGACACCGAGAGTGATCCGACCAGAGCGGGTGAAGTCGCGGTGAAGCTGATCCTCCAGGATCAAATAGACCTCATGGTTGTCCTGCACACGCCGGATACGGTCAATCCGGTGGCCGCGATTTGCGAGCGTTATGGGATGCCGTGCATCTCGCTGGACGCACCGGTGGAGGCGTGGATGACAGGAGGTCCTTACAAGTGGTGTTACCATGCGTTCTGGACAGTTGATGCCCTGACGGACCTCTACATCGGCATGTGGGATTTGTGTGCAGATCGGACCAACAAAGTTGTGGGCGGCTTCTGGCCGAATGATGCGGATGGCAAGGAATGGTCGGACCTGTTCAAGAAAAAGCTTCCCCCACGCGGATACAGAGTGATCGATCCGGGGAGATTTCCTCATTTCACGAGAGATTACACCGGATTTGTCAACCTGTTCAAAAAGGAAAACGTAGAAATAGTCACGGGAGTCGTCATTCCCCCTGACTGGGCCGCGGCCTGGCGCCAGTGCAGGCAGTTGGGGTTCGTACCCAAGGTCGCTAGCATCGGCAAAGCAATTCTGTTTCCATCCGCGGTTCAGGCGATAGGCAGCGATCTAGCCGCGGGATTGACGTCGGAAGTCTGGTGGAGTCCTCATCATCCCTTCAAGTCGTCGCTGACCGGTGAGACTGCTGAGACACTCTGCGAAGCCTGGAGCAAAGAAACCGGCAAGCCCTGGACCCAGCCTATCGGTTTCAAATACGCGGCCCTTGAAATTGCTTTCGACGCTCTTTCACGCGCCGGCAGCCTGGACCGGGAAAAGATTCGGCAGGCTGTGGCCGCGACGGATATGGATACAATCGTGGGACACATCAAGTATAATGACAAACATTATGCCGAAACCCCGCTGGTGGGCGGCCAGTGGGTAAAAGGAAAAAGATGGCCGTGGGAGTTGGAAATTATCTACAATAAGGGACATCGAGAGATCCCGAAGACAGCCGAACTCATGTTCCCAATTCCTGTTAACCCCTGACAAACTGAAGGTAATCAGACCGCGGGCCGTGGCGGTTCCGGCCCGGCGTCCTTCACAATCCCGCCGTGTAAGCATGACGGACATTTTAACGGTAAGCCATCTCACCAAGGAATTCGGCCGCGTCAAAGCGGTGAACGACCTCTCTTTCCAGGTGGGGCGAGGGGCCCTGCTGGGCCTGGTCGGACCAAACGGAGCGGGTAAGACCACTCTGTTCGACCTTTTGGCAGGGTGCTCGAAACCGGACCGGGGTTCCATTGCGCTGGACCGCGAGGATATTTCC contains:
- a CDS encoding hydrogenase small subunit; the protein is MDKSFDVPERLAVKGVTRRDFMKFCGFMATVLGLPLSFAPRIAEAVAAKRPTVVWLQFAECTGCAESFIRTTYPWAADIVLDVLNVAYFETIMAAAGDQAEQVLDDVVNKEKGKYIAIMEGAIPTKDNGVYGQIHGKTFLEIAKKVGQNAAAVICVGNCACSGGVQAAAPNPTGAKSIAEATGLKTVNLNGCPPNADNMVATVVHFLLLGKLPALDDKGRPLFAYQYLIHDNCERRGHFENEEFVKEFGDEGAAKGWCLYKVGCKGPETHNNCPIIKWNQGTNWPIGAGHPCIGCSEPGFWDNMSPFYVQKS
- a CDS encoding nickel-dependent hydrogenase large subunit, producing MARVVVDPIPRIEGHLRIEVEIQNGKVKDAWSSGTLFRGLEIILQGRDPRDAHLLTQRSCGVCTLVHSLAGVRAVEDALKIQIPPNARIVRNLTHAAQNMHDHPVHFYQLCALDWVDVVSALKAEPGKTADLSNAVSGRPQSKKYYEGLKGKLKAFVDSGQLGPFANAYWGHPDYKLPPEANLMAVGHYLDNLRQQVHAAQMTAIWGAKNPHLQGHLPGGVTVIQQLDADRIAHYLYMLKEQIAFIEEVYIPDLLAVAGFYKHWAKIGGNKNFLAFGDFAEGDKEPETFYFPRGAILNGELKLAPVDVSKITEDVSHAWYEGDKPLHPSVGETKPLMGDALKGAKPDTNGKYTWLKAPRYEDKVMEVGPLAQCLVSYVGGNKEIKENVDGALKKLQVGPDALFSTLGRLAARGIKCLVNAKRAEKWTMDLIENIKKGDTKTFTSYKLDESTSGMGAGLADVARGSLGHWINIEKGKIKNYQQVVPSTWNLGPADAKGQKGPVENALIGTPVADPKKPLEILRTVHSFDPCIACAVHVIDPHTNEVYKFRVS
- a CDS encoding flippase-like domain-containing protein, translated to MSGILNKGETQNGKAVPADRGGRVARAVLGYGIVVAFIGLSAYYVYANRQDFAFVASISLPEAVAAGFLILACYVINAYQMNAFLNHFGLSLHYLELMALTAGMLLGNLIMPMRGGSGGLALYLKKVHGLDFQAFAAIYAGTAVLVALINSALAIVALIALGWIHGFIHPALTVIVVALFVFCLYLSLFPPPVKREMTGLLGLVLQAAHSWHLLTRDRRLLFSLACSLLVIAFALAAAFYLIYRALGMPLSASAVLVTSSLGNVANLIPITPGSLGIFDAVVIQVPQMFGLDPARSLAATLVFRVLSFFWAFALGIPGLAYIVRLGRR
- a CDS encoding cytoplasmic protein; translation: MGIPRGAGKPKKREFENFRATELYCPKCQRSMPVRERLLLILPEGEKYEYLCARCGTSVGDKIVKEEPKPILII
- a CDS encoding ABC transporter substrate-binding protein, whose product is MKRKTGRLESRRDFLKKVGLAGTAFAMTSALSPGPVARASKRRDHILVGLPNPSTGPLADFGEASPWANERALAAINGRGGIYVEEHGKKLPVRMKMVDTESDPTRAGEVAVKLILQDQIDLMVVLHTPDTVNPVAAICERYGMPCISLDAPVEAWMTGGPYKWCYHAFWTVDALTDLYIGMWDLCADRTNKVVGGFWPNDADGKEWSDLFKKKLPPRGYRVIDPGRFPHFTRDYTGFVNLFKKENVEIVTGVVIPPDWAAAWRQCRQLGFVPKVASIGKAILFPSAVQAIGSDLAAGLTSEVWWSPHHPFKSSLTGETAETLCEAWSKETGKPWTQPIGFKYAALEIAFDALSRAGSLDREKIRQAVAATDMDTIVGHIKYNDKHYAETPLVGGQWVKGKRWPWELEIIYNKGHREIPKTAELMFPIPVNP